The window CAGACTGCTGGCTGCCTCCCAACAGCCTCTCTCCTCCTCagcacccacccccctccccacccccgaagGGCACTGCGGACAGGTGCCGCCTCCCGCCCCCGAAGGGCACTGCGGACAGGTGCCGCCTCCCGCCCCCGAAGGGCACTGCGGACAGGTGTCGCCTCCCGCCGGGGCTGGGCACCTGGTCGTTGGCAGCGGAGAGGAGGCTGGTTCATGGGTCCCCTTTCCTGGGTGGGAGAAGCTGCCCTTGCTCACCCCTTGCTGGGccctgctgctccagctccaggagcTACAGGCTGGACCTGAGGGTGGCAGCTCCCTCTAAGGACGTGGGTGGAGAGCTGCTAAGTCCTGGGCCTCTGACGGCCACGGGacgccacaccagccaggtcgcCTACCCAGGCGTGTTCGGGTGACAGCACAATAACCTGCTCTGTGCAAGCCCTGCTACTTGGGTTTGTCTCCGGTACGCAGCAAGCAACTCTCACGGGCAGAGTTGTACTGAAACTTATCTGTAAGTAAAGAATGCCTGTAGGCCGAGCCTATTTTTAATCCACTTGGTTTaaccccaaaaaacaaagcaGCAACATCTGCACTGGGTCTCAAGGACAAGAGAGACGCTCACCTGCAGGGACGTTCTGCTCATCAGCCCTCTCCCGGTATCTAGGAACGCAAAGACAGGAAAGGGTGAATCTACTGCAGCTTCCAGGCCTCAGAGACACTCTGAATAGAAGATGTGAATGAACTTCAAAGCCGGTGTCTTGTACCCTGAGTCCCGGAGGATCAAGAAGCTGCTCTGGAAAATGTAAATGTGCTGACCTCCCCTTGGGTTTGTAATCCTCCAAGGGCAAAGCGAGCTTCAGAATCCAGACCTACAGACCAGGCACCTTCCACAGATCTGCTTCCGGGTCTCTCAGGAACCCTTCAGCTGACCTCCTCCGCTGGGTCATCCTTTAGACTTGTATGATAATTTAAGCGGAAATGCATCTCCAACCatatacaggggtaggcaaaagtaggtttacaggtgaaatacaaataatacaataattaatgcattacaatacaagaataagctgtgTGTTTtgaatactcacaactgtaaaccgacTTCCGTCCACCCCTGTGTGTGAACCGAACTTGGCATACGGGATAAACCTGGAAGACGCTTTACCGCTATTTCTACAACACAGTGTTCAAGTTCAGAAAAGAGAGCCCAGCAAGCTACACTTACTAAGGCGAGGCGGGAAGTGGCCATGAGGACCATATAAAAGTAAAGCTCATTACAGACTAAGTTCCAGGAACGTCTGCGCTTCTGCTGACGGACAATAACACTAAGACTCGGGTCACTGGCCACATAATTGTCTACACTGCTGGAAAGGAACATCAGGTCGGTGGCTCGCCTCTGAGAGGGCGCAAGATTTTATCATCGCAATTTTTATGGATTATCCTTATTCCTGCCTTCGCcttatttttctattctcatCCCCCTTTTgtaattttggattttatttcaCCATTTCGGCATTTCTTCCCACAAGCCACTTCATTTACTTTTAGAACCAGGTAAAGCaccttaacacattgtatgcgggaagcGTATTTACAcgtttacgttgactggtagtacagcgcaggacacgtattaatacgttttttatagactagcggtagaatgcaggtaacgaataaatacgtttatttttatacttttttattgctctaaagggatgctaacatgcagatatatgaattccaaaggacaaaatttgggtctctaacacatacattggtgaattatgtatgtacttccaggtctaacggtaatctattcaactgcgtagagcaggggtgggcaaactttttgactcgagggccacaatgggttcttaaactggaccggagggccggaacaaaagcatggatggagtgtttgtgtgaactaatataaattcaaagtaaacatcattacataaaagggtacggtctttttcttttttagttttattcatttcaaacgggtagTTTGCCAATGGCTGGCATAGTCATCCCTTCACACAATTCTCTGCCTCACCACGCATTCAGTgcgattctaagaaaaataattcagtatacattttatagtaaatcacaaaaagtttcattgaaaaaaaatatgtaaaactgaagttatcgtaattttactgaacggtgccatttgcgcaaaaaattagcaaaaatggcccgcgccacctgttagcgcgcgataaaaactacccgcaaacaatgtgttaatccACCTTCTCAAATATTACAGctacagcctggccagcatggctcagtggttgggtgtcgacctatgaaccaggaggtcagggtttgactcctggtcagggcatatgcctgggttgtgggctcaacccccagggtggggcatgaaggtggcagtcgatcaatgattcttatcactgatgtttctctctctctccttctcccttcctctctgaaatcaataaaaatatattttttaaaagaaaattacagcTACAAGGCAGGAAGCCTGACACAATACGAGATACGCTCCCCAAGATAATACAGCCACCTGCAAGGCTCACCCCTGCTTTCCTGTCACCTGTGCCATCTCATGTGACAAAGGTCATGAGAACTGAAAGCCAGACTCACCTGGAAAACAAGCAGGTATTAAATTTGTATCTTCAAACTTCCTAGCTTTCAACCACTTCTTAAGCGCTATAAATTCAGGCTTGTAGCTCTCATTCACTAaccaatggaggaaaaaaatggtgATTAACAAAACCTCTGATGAACTGTCTCAGtgttatcataaaaataaatgaattttaaaatgtacaaataatgtaaactaaaaagaaaaagcatatgGTGGTCTCAAAGAGGCAGGAGAAGCAACTGGTAAAACTGACCGTTATCAGTGTGGTGCCTCCCAGTTGGCCAGGCACTTTCACACGCAGCCTGTCCTCAAACTGGGTTACAGCGAACTCAGAACGAGGAGTTCATATCCAAACACTGATACCTTGCAGGTAatgagaggacaggagagagggcagggctAGAAACAGAAACCTGGGAGTCAACCCCAGAAAAGACACAGTTGAAGGAACGAGAAATATGTTTATATTCCCACAAGGGTTAAAAAGAATACAATGGCACAATTACAAAGAGAATTATTGAAGAAATATTCTCTGTGAACATTGCCCATGTGCCTTTGAGAAAAGCTATATGCACCTGTTAATATCAAGCAACAAGATTCTTTTTCTATCACTGGCACCAAAAAAAGTAAACACTGTACCTCCCCTTGATTGAAAATTTGTGCAGAGTTTCCGTCTTCTGATCCGGCTTGTTCTTCCTCTACCTTTCTTCATACTACAACTGCAGTTTCCGTTTAGGTGCCCAGTCGAAAATAAAAGGCACTTCCTTTACTTTTTCTCCTGATGTATGATTATCACTGTTCTTGGTAcctttaaagatttaaatagacAAACATATTATTTGGTAAACCACTTCTCTAAAGTGTTTTTAGATATAGAACTTTTATACTGAGAGCTAAATCATGATCCCTTGTGCAGTGATGGAATGCACATTTTACTGGTCCCTCTAAAacagttcctttttaaaaaaaataaatgtgtgtatataaattcATACAGCAGGcacctacaggaggcaactgatagatgttcctctttcacatcaatgtttctctctccctctctctcccttcctaaaatttaaaaaaaaaaaaaaagcccagctggtgtggctcagtggttgagcgtggaccaaTGCACCCAAGAGAcctcggtttgattcccaggcagggcacataccggaTTGCAgactgatccccagtagggaatgtgcaggaggcagctgatctatgttctttctcatcaatgtttctctcaattcctctccctctatctcttaaatcaatttttttaatatttaaaataaaaatatcctcaggtgagaatttaaaaaacagcaggattcagataatggaatattatgtagccACCAACAGGGGAAAAAATATATGCTAAGGCGTAAAAATGTCCAAGGGGGGGGAAAAACAAAGTTTCAGAACATTTCAAACTCAATGaccccttttttttaatatatttttattgatttcagagaggaagggagagacagaaacatcaatgacccCTTTTAGGTTTGCTTTTGAACCCATTATGTATGTTTATAAAGCCAGGAGATTTAAGGAAAGATAGCCACAGGTGCGCAAGGGGAGGCGGCGCTTACTGCGACTTACACGTGCTTGAATGCCGAGCGGACGGTACCCGGTACCCGGGGAGAGCTGGGGTTTTATGTGCGCACTTTACCCAACAGCTGCTTTTAAATCTACCACCGACAccgggcagacaggggaccaggcaCCGGTACCACCCGCCTCGGCCCTGGAAGGCTCCCTGCTTCACCCACCGAAGGGTGGCGAGCCGGGTCCCTGGGCGAGTGCCCGGCCGCGCGCGGGTGCCCGTGGGCGCGCGGGCTCTGCACGTGGAGCCAGGGCGGCCGCGGACCCGGGCACGGCACGCGCTCCCCGTCCCACCCGCGGCGCCCACCCCGCGGCCCTGCGCCTCGCGGACCTACATTCGCCAGCTGAGCGACTTCCGGGGCTAGCGGAGTACGGATACGACCTCCGTTCTTTTTAcatcaaaaaactaaaatattaacAAAGCTCCAGAGCTGCTTCCGTTACCCGGGCAACCGGAGGCCCCGGCCCGGAAGTGCTTCCGGCTCACCTGGCGCCGGGGCCGGTCTCCGAGGTGACGGCGGCGGGGCGGCTGGCCCAGGGCACGTGGAGACCCAAACCGCACGGTGACCGCCCTGCGTCCTCACTAACCGAAGCCCAGTCCCTGGCCGCCGGGCGGAGCCCCTCCCCGCCGCGGGTTCCGCCGGGGGCCTGCGCAGTGTGTCCCGGCAGCGCCGAGGACGCCCGCACCCGACGGGGTCAGCCCTTACCCGGAGTCGCGGACGAGGAAACTCAGGGGCCCGCGGCGCGGAGCCCGCGCTCTGAAGCCCGACCAGCGGAGGGGAGGGACTCCCTACGCACGCGTCCCAGGCCTGACCCCCAGGGCCGGCATCCAACCCGCCTTTTGCTCCGCCTCCGCCGCGACCCCGGAACTGCGAGCCCAGGCCCGCCGCCCCCGATTCCGCCGACGTGCCCCGCCCCTTTGCTcgggagccccgccccgcccctggctTACCGACGCGCCCCactcctgaggcccctcccctgaCTCACCCGACGCGCCCCGCCCCTTTGCTCGGCGAGCCCCGCCCCTGCGAACCCGCCCCTTTGGCTAGCCCCGCCCCTTCCTCTTGCCCCGCCCACTTCACCCTCCCTGGCCTAGCTCTCCCAGGATCAGCCTTGCAGGAGAAGTCCATAGcttttaagtcagtggttctcaaccttcctaatgccgcgacccttaaatacagttcctcatgttgtggtgacccccaaccataaaattattctcgttgctacttcataactgtaatgttgctactgttatgaatcgtcatgtaaaaatctgatatgcaggatgtattttcattgttacaaattgaacataattaaagcatagtgatgaatcacaaaaacaatatgtaattatatatgtgttttccgatggtcttaggcgacccctgtgaaagggtcgttcgacccccaaaggggtcgcaacccacaggttgagaaccgctgctttaagtaAATACTCCTCCCTGTGCAGAGGTGGAGCTCAATTTCTGCCCCCACATCGCCACTGGATTGTGGGACAGGCTTAGTGACTTGCTTCCAAGTGTGCAGGGCAGTGTAGAGAGCAGGGAAAAGTAAGTGTGCAGTGGGGAAACCTGGCAAGCCGTCCGGCCAGGTGCTGAGGGTTAACATAGTCAGTGATGAATTATGGTGATAGCATGCCAGGGTGTAGGGAGGGCACTTCGCTCCTGTGGtcttcctcccccaaaccctATAACCGCGTTCTTTCTTGAGAAGAACATCAGACAAACCCCAAAACACCTgaacagtacagtggggccttgacttacgagtttaattcgttccgtgacggagctcataactcacattactcgtatgtcaaagcactgtgacgttcgctgcgccaactagcggtggggtatctgaagctggttcgtaacccgaattttagctcgcaactcaaaccaaaaatcggccgagagtatctcgaaaaactcgttagtcgggacactcgtaagtcaaggccccaccgtAGTAAAATTCAAATAAAGCATGGAGCTCAGTTATTACTACTGTTCCAATGGTAGTTTCTGATTTGTGACAAATGAGCCATCATAGTAAGATGGCTAATAGTTGGGGAAATTTGATGAGGGATATATCAGCATCCTCTGTACTACATTTCCAACTTTTCAATAAatctattctaaaatttaaagtttACTGAAAAGGATAGGAGGGGGGGCTGGAAATTGATAGTCCCAGATTTGGACTCAGGAGCCAGTGATGTCAtcaaaaatcaatgttttttctaattttccacaCAATACCCTTCTTAGGGAGCTGGCTAGTGACCTTTTAGTTTGCTTCCTTGTGGTCTCAAGATAATTGCTGCAGCTCCAGtcatcacacactcacacaatacATTCAAGACAGGAAGAAAAGGAGCAaacaaaacattttgttttttgttttttatgaggAAGATAATGTATCCTCCCCTTTTCCTTGACTAAACTCTAGCCAAGCTCTTCTGAGCCTTCATCTCCACGGGTCATCAACCTTCACTTACACCATCTGCAGACTCAGCATGAGTGATTTCATGGATTTCACCCCTCTCACACTGAAGGCTTAAACAAGCAATAACATTGTTCCTAACAGCTCCAGGCTGCTTCCCCAGAATGGCCTGCTCCCCTTATATCTTAACAATAGTAGTGGATAGACAAACCCGCAGAAGTGATAAAGTTGTATAGCTCCAAATACATTCACAAACACAAGTACAAGTAAAACTGAGGACATTTGAATATGATTGGTGGATGGATTGCATGAGTGTCAATATTCTGATTGTGACATTGTCCtataagtttttttaatttttatttatttattgacttgagagagagaacgagacatcatttgttgttccacttaccgatgcattcattggttgagtcttgtatGTGCGCTAAgagaggattgaacccacagcttGGCATATGGGGAGGATACTCGAACCGACTGAGCTGCCTGGCCGGGCTGTACTCTAGTTTTCCAAAATATTATGATTGAGGATAACAGGCGGAAATGTAAGGAATCTTTGTATTATTTGTTACTACTGCACATGAACCTACAATTATCACCACGGaagtttcagtcaaaaaaagtaAAGGTCTTTCCCTGATCGTGAGTTTTGGTTTTTTGCCAAACCTACTTTGAAACTGCAATATAATTGGATTCTACCTAAAGCTTGCTTTCCCGCAGAACTTGCTGCTGTGTTGGTAATAGCATATGTCTGCACTGTCCCATACGGCGGCCACTGACACATGTGCCACACTATTGAGCTCTGGAAATGTGGCTGGGCAACTGAAgaactgaatgtaaactgtaccGTTGTGATTAAAATAACATTCCAATGGCCACCTGTGGCTTAGTGGCTTCCATAAAGGACAGCACAGACATGAAACTTGACTTTATACTCCCCTATTCCTCTGCTGTAAGCactaaagaggaagaaaatgcaTTTCCCACCACATCTAATTTATGGACTTTCTGAGGATGCATCCTGACGAGTTATTGTGAGTATGAGAAAGGGTTACCAAGCAACCTGGTACCTCTACCCTGGAGCCTCTGCATACGGGTAACGAAATGGCCTTGCAAGTGACTAAGGCAccgattttttaaaatatatttttattgatttcagcgaggaagggagagggagagatagaaacatcaatgatgagagagactctaTTGGCTGCACCCTgttcgccccctactggggactaagcccacaacctgggcatatgcctttgaccagaatagaacctgggacccttcagtctgcagtctgatgctctagccactgtgccaaactggctagggctagggcaccgattttcaacttttttcatttcatggacacaaactaattactaaaattctgcgacACACcaaacatatatgtattttttgccgatctgtcaaaaaaatagcataattttgattcaccaACACGGGTTAGCTCTTGTTGTTTAGGCCAAGCATGCCAAGCTGTGGCCCATGGTCCGCACGCGCCACACAACAAATACTCactaacaattactcatttactTCGTCCCTTTGTATTCAgtatgtctctatcgaaataaaccgacgtttctatgaaaattgaggcGTTTGGTTTTTTGCGGCCCTCGTAAAcctaaaccttgtttatttggcccgtgttagcctttgagtttgacatgcttgtattCAGgcttttttaatttgacaacctaagggaaaaaagaggtcagtgcccctgaataaataggtattgcatgttttaaaatgtctcacactgtggcacactggttgaaaatcgctgttctagaGAGGTGGTAACCCCGGGATGACTCACATGAATAGTTGCCCAATGTCATGTAAGAACCAGCCAGGGATGAGCCAGAACTTTGCTTTCACACACTTAGAGGACAAATCAACACACACGTGAGCGCTTGTCATGTTCACACAGCTTATTCCACAATTCCAGTTccaaagacttctattttcaagctacattttttaaaatatgggggGAGCCCTAGccgggtttgctcagtgggtagagcactgactggcctgcggactgaagggtcccaggttcaattccagtcaaggaccaaggccgggttgcgggctccatcaccagtggggggcatgcaggaggcaaccaatcaatgattctctctcatcattgatgtttctagctctccctctcccttcttctctgatttcaataaaaatatattttagaaaatacaggggggcagggggatagGGGACCAGGAAGGAGGGCAATCTGTATAAATGTCCCATTTCTAAAGCTTAGTTAGGGGAATCCCAGGGAAAACCCTTGGAGAACCAAGGATTGGGTTCAGTTGAAAGGTAGCCACACAACCCATCAAAATGATTCTCTACTGCCCAGCGGGCTGAGCCAGCAGACAGTGGCCTTAGACTTGGGCCAGCCCACCTGTCACCCTGCAGGCGGCCCTTGTTTACCTAACAAGCACCCCTGGGAGGGTCCCTGGGCCACGCCCAGAGGGGCGGGGACTGCACCTGCCCTTGCGCCTGCGCCTGCGCACTGGGCAAGAGGCGCCTTGGCGCCCAGTCCAGCACGTGCGCTGATGCTCGGAGCCTCCCGGGCCCTGATCGAAGCCGTTGGGCATCCACGGCCCGCTCCGCTCTCCACGCAAGTGCTTCTCGAGCCTCCTGCCCGGCCATGTCGTCCTGCAGCTGCGTGGCGCTCGTGACCGGAGCCAACAAGGGCATCGGCTTCGCCATCGTGCGGGACCTGTGCCGCCGGTTCTCGGGGGACGTGGTGCTCACGGCGCGGGACGCGGCGCGGGGCCGGGCGGCCGTGCAGCAGCTGCAGGCCGAGGGCCTGAGCCCGCGCTTCCACCAGCTGGACATCCAGGACCTGCAGAGCATCCGCGCCCTGCGCGACTTCCTGCGCAAGGAGTACGGGGGGCTCAACGTGCTGGTCAACAACGCAGCTATTGGTTTCACGGGTAAAAGGCTGGGTGGttgcagcgggggaggggggacacccCAGCACCTGCAGCCAGGGTGGCTGGTATGTCAGGGAGTGGTACAATGGGGCTCCTCCCATGTATGGGGTGCAGGATGGCTCCCGAGGGGAGTAGGAGAGGCAGGGGGCACGGTGccactcagtggttctcaaccttcctaacgccgcgaccctttaatacagttcctcatgctgtggtgaccctcaatttcattgttacaaattgaacataattaaaccatagtgattaatcacaaaaacaatatgtaattttatatatatatatatatatgtgtgtgtgtgtgtgtgtgtgtgtgtgtgttttctgatggtcttaggcgagccctgtgaaagggtctttggacccccaaaggggtggtgacccacaggttgagaaccgctgcgactAGATCATAGTGCAAGAGAAGCTGGAGCACTTTGTGGCCCAAGGACCTTTTGTTCTTGGGAGTCTTCTCTAGGTTGTCACCGTTCCTCCCGGGTTAGCCTTGAGGGCATCTGAGTGAATGTTGAATGGATTTCTAAATAAACAAGAACCTTGCACAAACAGGTTCGGAGATCCCACTGTGCACCTTCACCAGCCTCCGGGAATGGCACCATCTCAGACACCATAGAACATCAGGGAACAAGGAAATGGTCATTGCATGGGCGCCGATTCTACACAAAattcacattttgtttttattttttttcaatatatttttattgatttcagagagggagggagaaggacagagagagagagaaacatcaatgatatgagagaatcattgattggctgcctcctgcaagtcccccacttgggaacaagcccgcaacccgggcatgtgtcctgaccgggaatcgaatcgtgacttCTCCTGGTTaatataggttgatgctcaaccactgagccacacagaccaggccaaaattcacattttatgtCATTCTATGGAATGGTACCACATGGCTACTATTTATTAACTATATACTCCTTCTCTCCTGAAAGGGAATGATCCCACACCGTTTCACATTAAAGCAGAAGTGACGATGAAAACAAACTTTTTTGGTACCCGAGACGTCTGCACGGAGCTACTGCCTCTCGTGAAACCCCGAGGTGAGTCTaggagccctggctgccttgtatgtggcagcacccagtcctgccctcccctggtgtcatctccaggcccctccctgctcagctgccctgccccctgctccctgctcagctgccctgccccctggtgtctCACCTGGCTAGGTGTCCTCAGCCTCAGGACTGGGCTATCTTTGCTGTCTGTCCCCCTGGTCTCTGCACAACCGGCTCTTGCTTATCCTTCAGCTCTTTGTTCAGAAGTCTCCTCAGAGAGGCCAGTCATTGCTCGTGCCCCTCACAACCATTGGAGTCCCCTGAGGTTCCCAGGCCagatcctccctcctccccctccctctccgtcctccccctcctttcctgagTGACCTTTCCTACCTCCAATCCATTAGGCCCCTGAACCCTTCTGCATCTGATCACACGGGCCTTTCTTTGTACTCTACTGATACAGTGCGTTGCACCTGTTGGTTCCGAGATGCTAAACCAACCCTGCATATCTGAGATAAACATCACTTGGTTTTCACAAGTTCAGGAGTTCCCCCAGACCACCCTCAGGTTCAAGAATCCCTGCAAGGACTCAGAACTCAGGGACGCCATTATACTCAGAACGGCAGTGCTCAGcagcagaggaaagggagagTGCTGCAGATCGACCCGGGGGGAGCtctcaggggccaggggccagggaagCCGGGCAGGGAGCTTCCAGCTGTCCTGTCACATGGAGTCCTGTggacagcagctgtgtgtgtgagaggaacACGGAGCACTGCCGTCCAGGGAAGCTCAGCCACCTTGTTTCAGGTGTGTCTGCTGAGGGCTGTTCTCACAGACATGACCTGCCGTTCTCTTGGCTGACCTTCCTCTCCATCACCTCCCCCAGGGATCCGTTTGATACCAGGTAGCCTCACCATAACCATATTGTTAACATCCACTGTGTAGCCTGACCCTAAACCCTCAAGGTAACAGGACAATCTTAAGATGAACAGTCCAACAGTTTAAAGATTACCCCAGCAGCCCTGGGCAAAGGCCAAACGTTGCTCTGGCCAAGCTTAATCCTTTATTTTCACAggctcaccccccgccccaccccccgccccccgtccccctCTTCCCTGCTCCGTTCCAGCCAAAGGATCACTGAACGTATAAACTTTATATAGAATTTATATGACAGATACAGACACAGGACCAGAAGTATGCCTGCCATTTGGAGGAGCCGGTGTGGCCTAAGGAGAGATGGAAAGGGACAGATAGTCCATCCTGTGAAGTCATGACATACACATTCAAGATTTTGTTCCTTTAGGTGGCATACAACTGTTTTTGCAGAACTACTTAGTCTTAAGAGATAAACTGAGCCTGGCCTACTGGCTaattggttgagcatccacctttgaaccaggaggtcacagtttgattccaagttAGGGCCTATGCCTAGGTtacaggccccacccccagtgtggggcagtcAGGACACAGCTgaacagtgattctctctcatcattgttgttcctatctcccttcctctctgaaatcaataaaaatatttttttaaaaaaacatttctctGATATCCTCTGAGACTTGCTGGGTACGACCGGCCTCTAGGCTGTCTCCGTCCTTCATCATACGGGCAGTCTTCATCAGTGCTCATGGCACACTGGAAATTTCTCAGATGGAAATTCCTGGTCCAGAATCCGGGCAGATTTGGCACCTGTATGCTCGTGCCTGCCTTTCTACATAACCACCTCCTTTGCATTTCAGGCAGAGTGGTGAATGTGTCCAGCATGGAGAGTCTCAGAGCTCTGAAAAACTGCAGCCCGGAGCTGCAGCAGAAGTTCAGAAGCGACACCATCAGCGAGGAGGAGCTGGTGGGGCTCATGAACAAGTTCGTGGAAGATGCACAAAAGGGGGTGCACCAGAGGGAGGGCTGGCCCAACAGCACGTACGGCGTCACGAAAATCGGCGTCACCGTCCTGTCCAGGATCCACGCCAGGAACCTGagtgtgcacaggagaggggacAAGATCCTCCTGAATGCCTGCTGCCCAGGGTGGGTGAGAACCGACCTGACTGGACCCCAAGCCCCCAAAAGCCCAGAAGAGGGAGCAGAGACCCCTGTGTTCCTGGCCCTTTTGCCCTCAGATGCTGAGGGGCCTCACGGACAGTTTCTTTTGGAGAAAAAAGTTGAACCATGGTGAGCTCCCCTCACAGCCCCCTCTGTGGGCCCCATTGTGTTATCTGTCCTGAACTGACCAAAAGGACATGCACACTGTCACATCATTTCTATCCAAATATATGTATTGTTCACGTGAGAATCATTCAAATCTATGAGGAATTTTCGTGAGATcatgctccggagaatggtgaTTTTGCACTTGTTt is drawn from Myotis daubentonii chromosome 3, mMyoDau2.1, whole genome shotgun sequence and contains these coding sequences:
- the LOC132229858 gene encoding carbonyl reductase [NADPH] 1-like; this translates as MSSCSCVALVTGANKGIGFAIVRDLCRRFSGDVVLTARDAARGRAAVQQLQAEGLSPRFHQLDIQDLQSIRALRDFLRKEYGGLNVLVNNAAIGFTGNDPTPFHIKAEVTMKTNFFGTRDVCTELLPLVKPRGRVVNVSSMESLRALKNCSPELQQKFRSDTISEEELVGLMNKFVEDAQKGVHQREGWPNSTYGVTKIGVTVLSRIHARNLSVHRRGDKILLNACCPGWVRTDLTGPQAPKSPEEGAETPVFLALLPSDAEGPHGQFLLEKKVEPW